The nucleotide window CCATTTTTCCTTTAAGCTTCCATAAATTTTCTTCTTTATATTCTTTTTTTAAATTTACTTTTATTTTATTCCACTATACTTTAGAGATCACTCAATTTAAACTGTTTAAGAAGTTTTTTGATGTCAAAATAGTCTCTGGCGGCTTTTCCCACGACTTCGCAGTACTCTTTCGGGCTATATACTCCCATTCTCCAGTTATCCATTTGTGCTTCCTGCAAGATGGATACAAAATGGGAAGCTTCGTTAAGAGGAATCATTTTATGGTCAGTTTTTATCATGGCCTGCATTTCCAGCATTTCGGGTGTCTTAGGAATGTCAACAAGCACATACTTAGAATCAACACCAGCTAGTTCTGCAATTTCTTTTTCAACTCTCCTGATACGGTCCCGGTGCCTCAGTACAGCTTTTCCTACATCTGCCAGGCCTACATATAAGGCGCGTTTATAGAGTTTACGGGCATCCAGCATCCTTGCAAGTTCTCCTGCATATCCGGTTGCGTTTCTCATGGATGCAACAAGGTCTATATCGTCCATATACCTCAGCCTGAAAGGATCAAGTTCGTTATTCTCAATCATATACTCCACTGATCTGGAACACATAGCTTCCGAAATCCTGGTTACGTGATGATAGTAAACCGATGTGTTCATCCATAAACGTGATACAAGAAGCGACTCGGCAGCCTTTAACCCACCGTACTCTACAACGAGCCTATCCTCATAAAAATTCATCTGTTGTATCAAACGATTGTAATCTACAACACCAAAGGCTACACCTGTGTAATGAGCATCCCGAACAAGATAGTCCATTCGGTCCACGTCAATCTCACTGCTAAGGATCTGCCCTAGAGAAGTTTCCCCTTTTATGTGTTTTACGAGGTTTCCAGGAGAAATTCCATATTTATTCAGGATTTCTCTAATCTCTTCTTTTCCCAGGATTCCCTTTACATCCTCATGCCTGCGCCGCGTATATTTGTCAATTACATTTTCAGTAACGTGAGAAAAAGGTCCATGCCCTACATCGTGTAGAAGAGCAGCAGCTTTTATTTCGGTTTTCTTATCCTCTTCAATCGAGTCCAGACTTCTGGTTAGCATGGAGGCAAGATGCATTGTTCCAAGCGAGTGTTCAAAACGCGAATGATTTGCTCCGGGGTAGACAAGGTTTGAGAACCCAAGCTGTCTTACCCTTCTCAGGCGCTGCATCTGGGGGGTAGAAAGAAGATCCTGAACTAAATCATCCAGCTCGATGTAACCATGTACGGGATCAAGGACAACCTTCATTATTCTTTAGACAGATTTCATTATATATTGTTGTTACTACTACTCTGATACTGTATATTTTGCAGAAACCCCTGCTACCCGAAAGTTTAAAAGAAAGCCGGATATGGTATTATCATGATTATATTTTCAGGCGGTACCGGAACTCCAAAGCTCCTTGACGGACTCAAGGAAATCCTCCCAGCAGAGGAAATGACTGTTGTTGTAAACACTGCCGAAGACCTATGGGTTTCGGGGAATCTGATTTGTCCTGACCTGGACACAGTAATCTACCTGTTCTCAGACCAGATCGACCGAAAAAGATGGTGGGGCATAAAAGACGACACTTTTCTGACTTATGAACGCATGCAGGAACTGGGCATCACCGAAAGCATGAAGCTTGGGGACTGTGACAGAGCAACCCATATAATTCGCTCGAACTTTATCCGGAATGGAATCTCTCTTACAGATGCGACCTTAGAGCTTGCGTCCATTTTCGGAATTGATGCAAAGATTTTACCTATGTCTGACGATCCAGTTTCCACTTATATAGAAACTCCTGAGACCATCCTTCATTTCCAGGATTTCTGGATAGAGAAACACGGAGAACCTGAGGTGCTGGGTGTTGACATAACTGGGGTTTCCGAAGCTTCAATCTCTCCAAAGGTGCTAGAAGCCCTTGAAAACGACGACAAGGTGCTTATAGGGCCAAGTAACCCGATTACGAGTATAGGACCTATCATTTCCCTACCGGGCATGAAAGGTTTGCTACAAAAGAAAAAGGTCGTTGCAGTCAGTCCGATAATTGGCAATGCTCCTGTAAGCGGTCCTGCCGGGAAACTCATGCAGGCCTGCGGGCTTGAAGTCTCTTCAATGGGAGTTGCGGAATATTATCAGGACTTCCTTGACGTTTTTGTCTTCGATGAGCGGGATCAAGCGGACGAATTCGCGTTTGAGAAGCTTGGATGTCATGCTTCC belongs to Methanosarcina barkeri 3 and includes:
- the cofD gene encoding 2-phospho-L-lactate transferase, with the protein product MIIFSGGTGTPKLLDGLKEILPAEEMTVVVNTAEDLWVSGNLICPDLDTVIYLFSDQIDRKRWWGIKDDTFLTYERMQELGITESMKLGDCDRATHIIRSNFIRNGISLTDATLELASIFGIDAKILPMSDDPVSTYIETPETILHFQDFWIEKHGEPEVLGVDITGVSEASISPKVLEALENDDKVLIGPSNPITSIGPIISLPGMKGLLQKKKVVAVSPIIGNAPVSGPAGKLMQACGLEVSSMGVAEYYQDFLDVFVFDERDQADEFAFEKLGCHASRADTLMTSTEKSKELAELVVGLFDTIVCP
- a CDS encoding HD domain-containing protein produces the protein MKVVLDPVHGYIELDDLVQDLLSTPQMQRLRRVRQLGFSNLVYPGANHSRFEHSLGTMHLASMLTRSLDSIEEDKKTEIKAAALLHDVGHGPFSHVTENVIDKYTRRRHEDVKGILGKEEIREILNKYGISPGNLVKHIKGETSLGQILSSEIDVDRMDYLVRDAHYTGVAFGVVDYNRLIQQMNFYEDRLVVEYGGLKAAESLLVSRLWMNTSVYYHHVTRISEAMCSRSVEYMIENNELDPFRLRYMDDIDLVASMRNATGYAGELARMLDARKLYKRALYVGLADVGKAVLRHRDRIRRVEKEIAELAGVDSKYVLVDIPKTPEMLEMQAMIKTDHKMIPLNEASHFVSILQEAQMDNWRMGVYSPKEYCEVVGKAARDYFDIKKLLKQFKLSDL